From one Nocardioides yefusunii genomic stretch:
- a CDS encoding UDP-N-acetylmuramate dehydrogenase: MSDSSDLRGNDTVPTLSELTTLRLGGPGTEYVEATTEAELVAAVADADAAGTPVLLVAGGSNLVVADAGFSGRVVRIATRGVVSDVEPGDTSCGGAVVKAAAGEPWDEFVALAVANGWSGLEALSGIPGAVGSTPVQNVGAYGAEVAATIAQVRTWDRVERTQRTFSAADCDFSYRHSRFKAEPERYLILEVTFQLPTASLAAPVAYAELARTLGVEVGERAPAVAVREAVLGLRRGKGMVSDDADHDTWSAGSFFTNPLLSPEQAATLPEGAPRFPQADGTVKASAAWLIDHAGFRKGFTPDGVDGRVSLSTKHTLALTNRGGASTEDLLVLARTVRDGVEAAFGVRLVNEPVFVGVTL; the protein is encoded by the coding sequence GTGAGCGACTCCAGTGATCTCCGCGGAAACGACACCGTCCCGACCTTGTCGGAGCTGACCACCCTGCGCCTGGGCGGCCCCGGCACCGAGTACGTCGAGGCCACCACCGAGGCCGAGCTCGTCGCGGCCGTCGCCGACGCCGACGCCGCCGGTACCCCGGTGCTGCTGGTCGCCGGTGGTTCCAACCTCGTGGTCGCCGACGCCGGTTTCTCCGGCCGCGTGGTGCGGATCGCCACCCGTGGCGTGGTCTCCGACGTCGAGCCGGGCGACACCTCCTGCGGCGGTGCCGTGGTGAAGGCTGCCGCCGGTGAGCCGTGGGACGAGTTCGTCGCCCTGGCCGTCGCGAACGGCTGGAGCGGCCTCGAGGCGCTCTCCGGCATCCCCGGCGCCGTCGGGTCCACTCCCGTGCAGAACGTCGGTGCCTACGGTGCCGAGGTGGCCGCGACGATCGCGCAGGTCCGCACCTGGGACCGCGTCGAGCGTACGCAGCGCACCTTCAGCGCAGCCGACTGCGACTTCTCCTACCGCCACAGCCGGTTCAAGGCCGAGCCCGAGCGCTACCTGATCCTGGAGGTCACCTTCCAGCTCCCGACGGCCTCGCTCGCCGCTCCGGTCGCCTACGCCGAACTGGCGCGCACCCTCGGCGTCGAGGTGGGGGAGCGGGCCCCGGCCGTCGCCGTCCGTGAGGCCGTCCTGGGTCTGCGTCGTGGCAAGGGCATGGTCTCCGACGACGCCGACCACGACACCTGGAGCGCGGGCTCGTTCTTCACCAACCCGCTGCTGAGCCCCGAGCAGGCAGCGACCCTGCCCGAGGGGGCGCCGCGCTTCCCGCAGGCCGACGGCACCGTCAAGGCCAGCGCAGCGTGGCTGATCGACCATGCCGGCTTCCGGAAGGGCTTCACGCCCGACGGCGTCGACGGTCGGGTCAGCCTGTCGACCAAGCACACGCTGGCGCTCACCAACCGGGGCGGCGCGAGCACCGAGGACCTGCTCGTCCTGGCCCGCACGGTCCGCGACGGCGTCGAGGCAGCCTTCGGGGTCCGTCTGGTGAACGAGCCGGTCTTCGTCGGCGTCACTCTCTGA
- a CDS encoding LrgB family protein: MREDLLELLRSPLSLLLLTLAGYRLGLWLKHVTGAHPLAQPVIPAVALTGAGITLLDVDYAAYADAATLVSFWLGPATVALALPLYRQWSRVRAVLAPMLVALPIGAVVSIATAYGLVHLLGGSEELAATMAPKAATTPVSIALSETIGGVPALTAVVTVTAGILGAVLAPTLMTWARITDRRARGLAMGASSHGVGTSRSLSDDETEGAFSGLAMGLTALLTSVLIPVVLLVR, translated from the coding sequence GTGCGTGAGGACCTCCTCGAACTGCTGCGCTCCCCGCTGAGCCTGCTGCTGCTCACCTTGGCCGGGTACCGCCTGGGGCTGTGGCTCAAGCACGTCACCGGCGCGCACCCGCTCGCGCAGCCGGTGATCCCGGCGGTCGCACTGACGGGTGCGGGCATCACGCTGCTGGACGTCGACTACGCCGCCTACGCCGACGCCGCGACCCTGGTGTCGTTCTGGCTGGGCCCGGCCACGGTCGCGCTCGCGCTGCCGCTGTACCGCCAGTGGTCGCGGGTACGGGCGGTGCTGGCGCCGATGCTGGTCGCGTTGCCGATCGGCGCGGTGGTCTCGATCGCGACCGCCTACGGCCTGGTGCACCTGCTGGGCGGTTCGGAGGAACTGGCTGCGACGATGGCACCCAAGGCAGCCACCACCCCGGTCTCGATCGCCCTCTCGGAGACGATCGGCGGCGTCCCGGCGCTGACGGCGGTGGTCACGGTCACCGCTGGCATCCTTGGTGCAGTCCTCGCCCCGACACTCATGACGTGGGCCCGGATCACTGACCGTCGGGCCCGGGGCCTGGCGATGGGGGCCTCCTCCCATGGGGTCGGGACCTCGCGTTCGTTGTCCGACGACGAGACCGAGGGCGCGTTCTCCGGGCTCGCGATGGGGCTCACGGCGTTGCTCACCAGTGTGCTGATTCCGGTGGTCCTGCTCGTCCGCTGA
- a CDS encoding amidase, with protein sequence MEQVNAVRDDALGTLDAVGLVERLNAGEVSPVEVAEAARDRIAAVAPQLGALAIDDSERALRRLRNGPLASGFFAGVPTLLKENVDVAGLPTRHGTDAFAASAATSDGPVASLFTRLGTTVLGITRMPEHGFSASCEHPRLGPVRTPWDLARTAGASSSGSAALVAAGAVPFAHGNDGGGSIRIPASVNGLVGLKVTRGRVPSEKLSESLPVKIIADGVLTRSVRDTVAFLREAEKIHRPRGLAPIGDVVGGPGKRLRIAVCTEAVAGHAASPEVERLTLETAARLEELGHHVERVERIAPDWFVDAFLRYWAFLSGYVVATGPRQHRDSWHPEHFDNLTLGLAAKAKAEWFRIPEATARLALSRRWAARLFVDHDVVLTPTLAHETPLLGHLDPKAPYEQVMGRLMDWVAFTPLQNATGTPAVSLPLATTSTGLPQGMQFSAAWGRDDLLLQIGLQWEDAFGFRSLLS encoded by the coding sequence ATGGAACAGGTGAACGCGGTCCGCGACGACGCCCTGGGCACCCTCGACGCGGTCGGTCTGGTCGAACGGTTGAACGCTGGCGAGGTGAGTCCGGTGGAGGTCGCCGAGGCGGCCCGGGACCGGATCGCAGCAGTCGCGCCCCAGCTCGGAGCGTTGGCGATCGACGACTCCGAACGAGCCCTCCGCCGGCTCAGGAACGGGCCTCTGGCCAGCGGTTTCTTCGCCGGGGTGCCGACGCTGCTGAAGGAGAACGTCGACGTCGCCGGGCTCCCGACGCGCCACGGGACCGACGCGTTCGCCGCCAGCGCCGCGACGTCAGACGGCCCGGTCGCGTCCCTTTTCACTCGGCTCGGGACGACGGTCCTGGGCATCACCCGGATGCCCGAACACGGCTTCTCGGCGTCCTGCGAACACCCGCGTCTGGGCCCGGTTCGTACGCCCTGGGACCTCGCGCGGACGGCGGGTGCGTCGTCGTCGGGATCGGCGGCGTTGGTCGCGGCCGGCGCGGTGCCGTTCGCCCACGGCAACGACGGCGGCGGCTCGATCCGGATCCCGGCCTCGGTCAACGGCCTCGTCGGTCTCAAGGTGACGCGGGGACGTGTTCCGTCGGAGAAGTTGAGCGAGTCGTTGCCGGTGAAGATCATCGCCGACGGCGTCCTGACCCGGTCGGTGCGCGACACCGTCGCGTTCCTGCGAGAGGCCGAGAAGATCCACCGTCCACGTGGCCTTGCTCCCATCGGGGACGTCGTGGGCGGGCCCGGCAAGCGGCTCCGGATCGCGGTCTGCACCGAGGCGGTCGCCGGTCATGCCGCCTCCCCGGAGGTGGAACGACTCACTCTGGAGACGGCGGCCCGACTGGAGGAGTTGGGCCACCACGTCGAGCGCGTGGAGAGGATCGCCCCGGACTGGTTCGTCGACGCGTTCCTCCGCTACTGGGCGTTCCTGTCGGGCTACGTGGTGGCCACCGGTCCGCGCCAGCACCGCGACTCGTGGCATCCGGAGCACTTCGACAACCTCACGCTGGGCCTCGCGGCGAAGGCGAAGGCGGAGTGGTTCCGGATCCCTGAGGCCACTGCGCGTCTGGCACTGAGCAGGCGCTGGGCGGCGCGGCTCTTCGTCGACCACGACGTCGTCCTGACCCCGACGCTGGCCCATGAGACCCCGCTGCTGGGGCACCTCGACCCGAAGGCCCCGTACGAGCAGGTGATGGGCCGGCTCATGGACTGGGTCGCGTTCACGCCGCTGCAGAACGCCACTGGTACCCCGGCTGTCAGCCTGCCGCTGGCGACGACCTCAACAGGCCTCCCGCAGGGCATGCAGTTCTCCGCGGCCTGGGGGCGCGACGACCTCCTGCTCCAGATCGGGCTCCAGTGGGAGGACGCGTTCGGTTTCCGCTCCTTGCTGTCCTGA
- a CDS encoding histidine phosphatase family protein, translating into MSLSTPRPFRLLLMRHGQTHGNVAGALDTGFPGLDLTDLGRAQAEAAVDRLAPHAVENVFVSKLVRTHQTAAPLASHHAIAPVELPGIHEITAGEYEMATTREAVMGYLGTVQKWLTGELSARMPGAETGAEFLERYDADVATIAGSGAETALLVSHGAAIRTWVAARVPGVADLPEARQPLHNTGVITVESHPTTDWRLVDWHAEPIGGVTDGVGVMDPYRQSTSGA; encoded by the coding sequence GTGAGCCTCTCGACCCCGCGCCCGTTCCGTCTCCTGCTGATGCGTCACGGCCAGACCCACGGCAACGTGGCCGGCGCTCTCGACACCGGGTTCCCGGGTCTGGACCTGACCGACCTCGGTCGGGCACAGGCTGAGGCCGCGGTGGATCGTCTGGCGCCGCACGCGGTGGAGAACGTCTTCGTCTCGAAGTTGGTCCGCACCCATCAGACCGCAGCGCCGCTGGCATCGCACCACGCGATCGCCCCGGTGGAACTGCCCGGCATCCACGAGATCACCGCAGGTGAGTACGAGATGGCGACCACCCGTGAAGCCGTCATGGGTTACCTCGGGACCGTCCAGAAGTGGCTCACCGGCGAGCTGTCGGCCCGGATGCCGGGAGCCGAGACGGGTGCGGAGTTCCTGGAGCGGTACGACGCCGACGTCGCCACGATCGCCGGCTCCGGGGCGGAGACGGCTCTGCTGGTCTCCCACGGTGCAGCGATCAGGACGTGGGTCGCAGCACGCGTCCCCGGCGTCGCGGACCTGCCGGAGGCTCGTCAGCCCCTGCACAACACCGGCGTCATCACCGTCGAGAGCCACCCCACGACGGACTGGCGTCTGGTGGACTGGCACGCCGAACCGATCGGCGGCGTCACCGACGGCGTGGGCGTGATGGATCCCTACCGCCAGAGCACGAGCGGTGCCTGA
- a CDS encoding multidrug effflux MFS transporter translates to MQTTSLDPSSRRALVVLPLVLSLLTMLGPLNIDTPLPAFVAMGREFGVSVTEMQLVVSVYMFGFGLMSIFHGPLSDALGRRPVILGGLAVYVVASIGAALSSSLTGVLVFRALQGLVAGAATIVARTVIRDVFTGIRAQQLMSLMAIVFSLAPAVAPIIGGALVGWGTWHWIFWFMAAFALVMVAATLLTLPETHPVEKRTPLKVAAILGSIGTVLSHGGFHRLAWACAMLFAGQFLYIGGASIFVVDLLGKGEHDFWILFVPMIVALSAGSLVSARAAGRLAAKATVNLGFVIAAAGTALGALLTALPFGDHPAAALVTPCAVALACGIAVPSLQIAVMDLFPERRGAATSGAMFCQQLFLAVMTVVMAPVLAHSTFAFSVSSLVCTVVGVALWVWHLRAGAGQDGARTAQNA, encoded by the coding sequence GTGCAGACCACCTCCCTCGACCCGTCCAGTCGTCGTGCCCTGGTGGTGCTGCCGCTGGTGCTCTCCCTGCTCACGATGCTGGGGCCCCTCAACATCGACACCCCGTTGCCGGCGTTCGTGGCGATGGGGCGGGAGTTCGGGGTGTCGGTCACCGAGATGCAGCTCGTGGTGAGCGTCTACATGTTCGGTTTCGGGCTGATGAGCATCTTTCACGGCCCGCTGTCGGACGCCCTGGGCCGACGCCCGGTGATCCTCGGCGGCCTCGCGGTCTACGTCGTCGCCTCGATCGGCGCCGCACTGAGCAGCAGCCTCACCGGTGTCCTCGTCTTCCGTGCCCTGCAAGGACTCGTCGCCGGAGCCGCCACGATCGTGGCCCGCACCGTCATTCGTGACGTCTTCACCGGCATCCGGGCCCAGCAGCTGATGAGCCTGATGGCGATCGTCTTCAGCCTCGCCCCGGCCGTCGCCCCGATCATCGGCGGCGCACTCGTGGGGTGGGGCACCTGGCACTGGATCTTCTGGTTCATGGCCGCGTTCGCGCTGGTCATGGTGGCCGCGACCCTGCTGACGCTGCCCGAGACGCACCCCGTGGAGAAGCGCACCCCGCTGAAGGTCGCCGCGATCCTGGGCAGCATCGGCACGGTGCTCAGCCACGGCGGCTTCCACCGTCTGGCGTGGGCCTGCGCGATGCTCTTCGCCGGCCAGTTCCTCTACATCGGCGGCGCCTCGATCTTCGTCGTCGACCTGCTCGGCAAGGGCGAGCACGACTTCTGGATCCTGTTCGTGCCGATGATCGTCGCGCTCAGCGCCGGGTCGCTGGTCTCGGCCCGCGCCGCCGGACGCCTCGCCGCGAAGGCCACCGTCAACCTCGGGTTCGTGATCGCGGCGGCAGGCACCGCACTCGGTGCGCTGCTGACCGCCCTCCCGTTCGGCGACCACCCCGCCGCCGCTCTCGTCACCCCCTGCGCGGTCGCACTGGCCTGCGGCATCGCCGTCCCCAGCCTGCAGATCGCGGTCATGGACCTCTTCCCCGAACGACGCGGCGCCGCGACGTCGGGGGCGATGTTCTGCCAGCAGCTCTTCCTGGCCGTCATGACGGTGGTGATGGCCCCGGTCCTGGCGCACTCCACGTTCGCGTTCTCGGTCTCGTCGCTGGTCTGCACCGTCGTGGGTGTCGCGCTGTGGGTGTGGCACCTGCGTGCCGGCGCGGGTCAGGATGGGGCCCGGACCGCGCAGAACGCCTGA
- a CDS encoding CidA/LrgA family protein yields MIRGLTVLLLCQFLGGVVVALTRLPVPGPVVGMVLLLGWLAWRRPADDSGTVRVSEALLKHLQLLFVPAGVGVVAYLTVLREHALPLGVSLVVSWLAGLLVVGWIVQGALAWRGRADQEAPRA; encoded by the coding sequence ATGATCCGTGGGCTGACCGTTCTGCTGCTGTGCCAGTTCCTCGGGGGAGTGGTGGTCGCGCTGACGCGTCTGCCGGTGCCGGGACCGGTGGTCGGCATGGTGCTGCTCCTGGGCTGGTTGGCATGGCGCCGTCCTGCTGACGACTCCGGCACGGTCCGGGTCTCCGAGGCCCTGCTCAAGCACCTGCAGCTGCTCTTCGTCCCCGCCGGCGTCGGCGTCGTGGCCTACCTGACGGTGCTGCGCGAGCACGCGCTCCCGCTCGGCGTCTCGCTGGTGGTGTCGTGGCTGGCCGGGCTGTTGGTGGTCGGGTGGATCGTCCAGGGCGCGCTGGCGTGGCGTGGGCGCGCGGACCAGGAGGCACCTCGTGCGTGA
- a CDS encoding FAS1-like dehydratase domain-containing protein encodes MPLDQSLVGRTFPATAPHAVTEASVASFAQATGGSGSTPSGDAVPPTYPIVLAFEAMQTFLDAERVELHRIVHGEQRFTYARPVAVGDVLTAQLEVVSLRTIGGNDLIGTSSAVTDADGQLVCTATATLVHRGATDETTHAEPEATA; translated from the coding sequence ATGCCTCTCGACCAGTCCCTCGTGGGACGCACCTTCCCCGCGACCGCCCCGCACGCGGTCACCGAGGCCTCCGTCGCGTCCTTCGCGCAGGCCACCGGCGGCTCCGGCTCGACGCCCTCGGGCGACGCCGTCCCGCCGACCTACCCGATCGTCCTGGCCTTCGAGGCCATGCAGACCTTCCTCGACGCCGAACGCGTCGAGCTGCACCGCATCGTCCACGGCGAGCAGCGCTTCACCTACGCGCGTCCTGTCGCGGTCGGTGACGTCCTCACCGCGCAGCTGGAGGTCGTCTCCCTGCGCACGATCGGCGGCAACGACCTGATCGGCACCTCCAGCGCCGTCACCGACGCCGACGGCCAGCTCGTCTGCACCGCCACCGCCACCCTCGTCCACCGCGGCGCGACCGACGAGACCACCCACGCTGAGCCGGAGGCCACCGCATGA
- a CDS encoding response regulator transcription factor, whose translation MNAPTSEVPVRILLADDENLIRSALAAMLELEDDLTVVAEAASGPEAVAAEAKHVPDVLVLDLQMPGLDGIEVAEQVLARRPDAACVIVTSHGRPGYLKRALQVGARGFLPKTVSAATLAQVVRTVHAGGRHVDPELAAEAIAAGDSPLTAREADVLEAASDAAPVEQIAARVHLSVGTVRNHLSSAVTKLGVTNRHEAVAAARRLGWI comes from the coding sequence ATGAACGCACCCACGTCAGAGGTCCCGGTGAGGATCCTGCTCGCCGACGACGAGAACCTGATCCGTTCCGCGCTCGCGGCGATGCTCGAACTCGAGGACGACCTCACCGTCGTCGCCGAGGCCGCCAGCGGCCCCGAGGCGGTCGCCGCGGAGGCCAAGCACGTTCCTGACGTCCTCGTTCTCGACCTGCAGATGCCCGGACTCGACGGGATCGAGGTCGCCGAGCAGGTCCTCGCCCGCCGCCCCGACGCGGCCTGCGTCATCGTCACCAGCCACGGACGCCCTGGCTACCTCAAGCGAGCCCTGCAGGTGGGGGCGCGCGGGTTCCTGCCGAAGACCGTCTCAGCGGCGACGTTGGCCCAGGTGGTCCGCACCGTCCATGCCGGCGGACGCCACGTCGACCCCGAACTCGCTGCCGAGGCCATCGCAGCTGGCGACTCGCCCCTGACGGCCCGCGAGGCCGACGTCCTGGAAGCGGCCTCCGACGCGGCGCCGGTGGAGCAGATCGCGGCCCGGGTCCACCTCTCGGTGGGCACGGTCCGCAACCACCTCTCGTCGGCAGTCACCAAGCTCGGGGTCACCAACCGACACGAGGCGGTCGCGGCAGCACGCCGGCTCGGCTGGATCTGA
- the rpmG gene encoding 50S ribosomal protein L33 translates to MASKSSDVRPKITLACVDCKERNYITKKNRRNDPDRMEMKKFCPRCRTHTAHRETR, encoded by the coding sequence GTGGCCTCCAAGAGCTCTGACGTTCGCCCGAAGATCACGCTCGCGTGCGTGGACTGCAAGGAGCGCAACTACATCACCAAGAAGAACCGTCGGAACGACCCCGACCGTATGGAGATGAAGAAGTTCTGCCCGCGCTGCCGCACCCACACTGCGCACCGCGAGACCCGCTGA
- a CDS encoding sensor histidine kinase — protein MNPPPSAVGARLLRLVGWSRRTDVERVRRYTEISLHSMHWFFVVLYGAASLETAQGRVSAVVTLGVLVALGLLSSRGVRYALTRWDRRGVDLTAPAVWQLLAAFTVGTAWGISLDSEERLAYSLVLAVSLSWGLGGLRARGWLAAVLVMTGISALFVTQTWHLAGASTLFAAFMFFTVQSSLWLLGVVVELDRARTVQAELAVARERLRFAGDVHDVMGRHLSVIAVQSEVAAAMVERGDDRAGEKIRLVRASAHDALREARELARGYRPLDLAQEIRGAVSLLASAGVRTDGDVEEVAAHVPVHLHDPAARVVREAITNVIRHSRATRVTFACGERSLSVSNDGLLPGSGSGDGSGVATLRRSVEQFGGTLVAGVVEGTDDGGADAAAFVVTLTWP, from the coding sequence GTGAATCCTCCCCCCTCCGCCGTCGGCGCCCGCCTCCTTCGTCTCGTCGGGTGGAGCCGACGGACCGACGTCGAACGGGTGCGCCGCTACACCGAGATCTCACTCCACTCGATGCACTGGTTCTTCGTGGTGTTGTACGGGGCGGCGTCCCTGGAGACGGCGCAGGGACGCGTCAGTGCGGTGGTGACGCTGGGTGTCCTCGTGGCGCTCGGGCTCCTGAGCAGTCGCGGTGTGCGGTACGCCCTGACCCGGTGGGACCGGCGCGGGGTCGACCTGACCGCGCCCGCCGTGTGGCAACTGCTGGCCGCCTTCACGGTGGGCACTGCCTGGGGAATCTCTCTCGACTCAGAAGAGCGTCTGGCGTACTCGTTGGTGCTCGCCGTCTCGCTCTCCTGGGGACTGGGCGGTCTCCGGGCCCGCGGCTGGCTGGCGGCGGTGCTGGTCATGACGGGAATCTCGGCCCTCTTCGTCACGCAGACCTGGCACCTGGCGGGGGCCTCCACGCTCTTCGCGGCCTTCATGTTCTTCACGGTCCAGAGCTCGCTGTGGCTGCTCGGCGTCGTCGTCGAGCTCGACCGGGCGCGCACGGTCCAGGCCGAACTGGCCGTGGCCCGGGAACGCCTCCGTTTCGCCGGCGACGTCCACGACGTCATGGGACGCCACCTCTCGGTGATCGCGGTGCAGTCCGAGGTCGCGGCGGCGATGGTCGAGCGGGGCGACGACCGGGCGGGGGAGAAGATCCGACTGGTCCGGGCCTCGGCCCACGACGCCCTGCGTGAGGCCCGGGAGCTCGCTCGCGGCTACCGACCGCTCGACCTCGCCCAGGAGATCCGTGGCGCGGTCTCGCTGCTCGCCTCCGCCGGGGTCCGCACCGACGGCGACGTCGAGGAGGTGGCCGCGCACGTCCCGGTCCACCTCCACGACCCCGCAGCGCGGGTGGTGCGGGAGGCGATCACCAACGTCATCCGGCACTCCCGAGCCACCCGGGTGACCTTCGCGTGCGGCGAACGGAGCCTGAGCGTCAGCAACGACGGCCTGCTGCCCGGCTCGGGCTCCGGTGACGGGAGCGGTGTGGCGACCCTGCGCCGCAGCGTCGAACAGTTCGGTGGCACTCTGGTCGCCGGCGTCGTCGAGGGGACGGACGACGGCGGGGCGGACGCAGCAGCGTTCGTCGTCACCCTGACCTGGCCGTGA
- a CDS encoding pirin family protein — protein MSNPERSPQADALACGEDVVVELVPPREVPLGGLRAMKVRRTLPARSRSLIGAWCFLDHYGPDLVDESGGMNVPPHPHIGLQTVSWLFTGEIEHRDSTGVHEIVRPGECNLMTGGRGISHSEISMPGTEVLHGVQMWVALPDADRATDPGFQHHVPTALTGDGWEARVFLGSLLGDTSPVHTFTPLLGAEILLDAGASLEVPLDDTFEHGFLLDDGELTVTHRGGENPVARAELLYLGTGHCTVTLRAGDAPVRLVVIGGPPFGEEILMWWNFVGRTQDEIETARAEWQAQVTAGVPDGTPVDDSTLMTDGRFGLVADMHLPPIPAPVMPGVRLRPRS, from the coding sequence ATGAGCAACCCCGAACGCAGCCCGCAGGCCGACGCTCTCGCCTGCGGTGAGGACGTCGTCGTCGAACTCGTCCCGCCGCGCGAGGTGCCGCTCGGCGGCCTGCGCGCGATGAAGGTGCGTCGCACCCTCCCGGCACGCAGCCGCTCCCTGATCGGCGCCTGGTGCTTCCTCGACCACTACGGCCCCGACCTCGTCGACGAGAGCGGCGGGATGAACGTCCCGCCGCACCCGCACATCGGTCTGCAGACCGTCTCGTGGCTCTTCACCGGCGAGATCGAGCACCGCGACTCCACCGGCGTCCACGAGATCGTGCGTCCCGGCGAGTGCAACCTGATGACCGGTGGACGCGGGATCAGCCATTCGGAGATCTCGATGCCCGGCACCGAGGTGCTGCACGGCGTCCAGATGTGGGTGGCCCTGCCCGACGCGGACCGCGCCACCGACCCCGGCTTCCAGCACCACGTGCCCACCGCGCTGACCGGGGACGGCTGGGAGGCCCGCGTCTTCCTCGGCTCCCTGCTCGGTGACACGTCGCCGGTGCACACCTTCACGCCGCTGCTGGGCGCGGAGATCCTGCTCGACGCCGGCGCGAGCCTCGAGGTACCCCTCGATGACACCTTCGAGCACGGCTTCCTGCTCGACGACGGCGAACTCACCGTCACTCACCGCGGCGGTGAGAACCCGGTCGCGCGCGCCGAACTGCTCTACCTCGGCACCGGCCACTGCACGGTGACGTTGCGGGCCGGGGACGCCCCGGTGCGCCTCGTGGTGATCGGCGGTCCGCCGTTCGGCGAGGAGATCCTGATGTGGTGGAACTTCGTGGGACGCACCCAGGACGAGATCGAGACCGCGCGCGCGGAGTGGCAGGCCCAGGTCACCGCCGGTGTGCCCGACGGGACCCCGGTGGACGACTCCACGCTCATGACGGACGGCCGTTTCGGTCTGGTCGCCGACATGCACCTGCCGCCGATCCCGGCGCCGGTGATGCCGGGCGTGCGCCTGCGCCCCCGCTCGTGA
- a CDS encoding MaoC/PaaZ C-terminal domain-containing protein, whose amino-acid sequence MSTVAPLPAEGDVVGPRTFALTRADLVAYANASGDQNPIHQDEAVALAVGLPGVIAHGMLTLGLAARAVTDWFPGAEVVEFGSKFTNPVVVPAEGAAEVEFTAVVKKVETDDDGTRVSLLLTAMHDGTKVLGMPKALLRLR is encoded by the coding sequence ATGAGCACCGTCGCCCCCCTCCCGGCCGAGGGCGACGTCGTCGGCCCCCGCACCTTCGCGCTGACCCGCGCCGACCTGGTCGCCTACGCCAACGCCTCCGGTGACCAGAACCCGATCCACCAGGACGAGGCTGTCGCCCTCGCTGTGGGGCTGCCCGGCGTCATCGCCCACGGCATGCTGACCCTCGGCCTCGCAGCCCGTGCCGTCACCGACTGGTTCCCCGGTGCCGAGGTCGTGGAGTTCGGCTCCAAGTTCACCAACCCGGTCGTCGTCCCGGCCGAGGGCGCTGCCGAGGTCGAGTTCACCGCCGTCGTCAAGAAGGTCGAGACCGACGACGACGGCACGCGCGTGTCGCTGCTCCTGACCGCGATGCACGACGGCACCAAGGTGCTCGGCATGCCGAAGGCCCTGCTGCGCCTGCGCTGA
- a CDS encoding DNA-3-methyladenine glycosylase I: protein MTGQGRVDALAAAPRSVEGDDGLLRCPWASGSAMEREYHDAEWGVALGGESAWFERMTLEGFQAGLSWRTILAKRDAFREVFAGFDVDAVAAFTPADEDRLMSDARIVRNRAKIRAAVVNARATVALREHPHWGRQGGLEALLSSFTPARSVEPQASTTSPESVAMSKALKKLGFTFVGPTTMHALMEATGMFDPHLHDCFRRGAGREQSRGAAPSAEAPLA, encoded by the coding sequence GTGACCGGTCAAGGACGCGTCGACGCCCTCGCTGCTGCCCCGCGCAGTGTCGAGGGCGACGACGGCCTGCTGCGCTGCCCGTGGGCGTCGGGCTCGGCGATGGAACGCGAGTACCACGACGCCGAGTGGGGGGTCGCGCTCGGCGGCGAGAGCGCCTGGTTCGAACGCATGACGTTGGAGGGATTCCAGGCTGGCCTGAGCTGGCGCACGATCCTGGCCAAGCGCGACGCGTTCCGCGAGGTCTTCGCCGGGTTCGACGTCGACGCGGTCGCAGCGTTCACGCCCGCCGACGAGGATCGACTCATGAGCGACGCCCGGATCGTCCGCAACCGCGCCAAGATCCGGGCCGCGGTGGTCAACGCCCGGGCCACGGTGGCGCTGCGTGAGCACCCTCACTGGGGCCGGCAGGGTGGCCTGGAGGCGTTGCTCAGCTCGTTCACGCCCGCGCGTAGCGTCGAGCCGCAGGCCTCCACCACGTCACCGGAGTCGGTGGCGATGTCGAAGGCCCTGAAGAAGCTCGGGTTCACGTTCGTGGGACCCACCACCATGCACGCCCTGATGGAGGCGACCGGGATGTTCGACCCGCACCTGCACGACTGCTTCCGCCGCGGCGCGGGACGAGAGCAGAGCCGTGGTGCTGCCCCCTCCGCGGAGGCCCCGCTCGCATGA